A single genomic interval of Corvus cornix cornix isolate S_Up_H32 chromosome 11, ASM73873v5, whole genome shotgun sequence harbors:
- the GINS3 gene encoding DNA replication complex GINS protein PSF3, whose product MSDSYFPVGPGLGMEENFLSLDDILMSQEKLPGRAESALPRLAVLLGQGAGSAESVPEGSKLEIPLWLAKGLHDSKRRIISVELPKIYKEAWRTVFSADANVVDLHKMGPYYYGFGSQLLNFENPENPEIAQTILQTFIARFRRIMDSSQNAYNEDTSALVARLDELERALFQVGQKGLNDFQCWEKGQASQITASSLVQNYGKRKLTEVDG is encoded by the exons ATGTCCGACTCGTATTTCCCggtggggccggggctgggcaTGGAGGAGAATTTCCTCTCGTTGGACGACATCCTCATGTCGCAGGAGAAGCTGCCGGGGCGCGCAGAGAGCGCGCTGCCGCGCCTGGCCGTGTTGCTGGGGCAGGGCGCCGGCAGCGCCGAGTCCGTCCCGGAG GGATCAAAGCTGGAAATCCCACTGTGGCTTGCTAAAGGGCTGCATGACAGCAAAAGGAGAATCATCTCTGTGGAACTGCCAAAGATTTACAAGGAAGCTTGGAGGACGGTGTTCAGTGCTGATGCCAATGTGGTTGATCTGCATAAAATGGGGCCCTACTACTATGGATTTGGCTCACAGCTCCTGAATTTTGAGAATCCAGAGAATCCTGAGATAGCTCAGACTATCCTGCAG acGTTCATTGCCCGTTTCCGCCGCATCATGGACTCCTCTCAGAACGCCTACAACGAGGACACGTCTGCACTGGTGGCTCGGCTCGATGAGCTGGAACGGGCTCTCTTTCAAGTGGGCCAGAAAGGGTTAAATGActtccagtgctgggagaagGGACAGGCTTCTCAAATCACAGCTTCCAGTCTGGTGCAGAACTATGGGAAAAGAAAGCTCACAGAAGTGGATGGTTAA